A single genomic interval of Carassius auratus strain Wakin chromosome 30, ASM336829v1, whole genome shotgun sequence harbors:
- the LOC113049591 gene encoding spectrin beta chain, non-erythrocytic 1-like isoform X3, which produces MSTLSPTDFDSVEIQQQYNDINNRWDLAAETEWDNENSSARLFERSRIKALADEREAVQKKTFTKWVNSHLGRVTCRIGDLYTDLRDGRMLIRLLEVLSGEQLPKPTKGRMRIHCLENVDKALQFLKEQKVHLENMGSHDIVDGNHRLTLGLIWTIILRFQIQDISVETEDNKEKKSAKDALLLWCQMKTAGYPNVNVHNFTTSWRDGLAFNAIVHKHRPDLIDFDNLKRSNAHYNLQNAFNVAEKELGLTKLLDPEDVNVDQPDEKSIITYVATYYHYFSKMKALAVEGKRIGKVLDYAIEADQLIEKYETLASELLQWIEQTIVTLNDRQLANSLNGVQNQLQAFNTYRTVEKPPKFTEKGNLEVLLFTIQSKMRANNQKVYIPREGKLISDINKAWERLEKAEHERELALRNELIRQEKLEMLAARFDRKAAMRETWLSENQRLVSQDSFGVDLGAVEAATRKHEAIETDIQAYGERVAAVEAVARELEAEGYHEVRRILARRDNVLRLWEYLKELLAARRERLFAHRDLQRLLQEMSYIMDWMEDMESRLQSQDSGKHLHDVEDLLQKHTLVEADISAQAERVKAVQAAAKRFTSNEQNYKPCDPSLVEEKVDLLGRTYGDLGQLAADRRARLDDSRRLWQFLWELGEEAAWIREQEQILSGGDYGKDLSSALHLLSKHEAFRDEMAARYGPLGNSIAGGETLVKEGHFGAPEVTERIKDVKAQWSHMEEASRLREQGLKESVALHQFQTDANDMEAWILETLRQVSSQEVGHDEFSTQTLARKQREVEEEIQSHRSLIDSLHEQASTLPEAYAQSPQVEGRLPAIEQQYEELERLSSSWRQDLDGALALYRMFSEASACQLWVGEKELWLHNMEIPTKLEDLEVVQQRFETLEPEMNTLGARISDVNQVAQQLLGSDHRNKEQIDQTQNQLNKRWSDFQSLANQRKQALESALNIQNYHLECNEIKSWMKEKTKVIESTQSLGNDLAGVMALQRKLTGMERDLEAIQGKLDDLRSEAEKLASEHPEQEEEIKGRLAEIQDVWEELRATMKRREESLGEASKLQGFLRDLDDFQAWLSRTQTTVASEDTPTSLAEAERLLAQHEAIKNEVDNYREDYEKMRATGAEVTQGQTDAQYMFLAQRLQALDTGWNELRRMWESRHCVLAQAFDFQTLLRDAKQAEGFLNSQEYVLSHTEMPSSLQGAVEAIKKHEDFLTTMEANEEKINGVVESGRRLISDGNTYADKIQEKTDSIQERHQKNKQAANELLAKLKDNRELQHFLQDGQELNLWINEKMLTAQDMSYDEARNLHSKWQKHQAFMAELASNKDWLDKIDKEGQVLVKEKPELEQTVSETMSSLQKQWEELESTTQAKAQCLFDANRAELFTQSCSALDSWLQNISSQLQSDDFGKDLTSVNILLKKHQMLEHQMEVREKEVQSLQSQALALAQEDAGIVEVDGQQRRVTESFSNLQDPLRQRRQQLLDSKEAHQFNRDLEDEILWVKERMPLATSTDHGKDLPSVQLLIKKNQTLQKEIQGHQPRIDDIQAHGRNMSPEESEMDRERRAALDGRLAELRELWALLISETEKRNLRLEEANRAQQFYADAAEAEAWMGEQELHMMSEEKAKDEQSALVMVKKHQILEQALEDYAQTIHQLANSSRLMVNGEHPESERITLRQAQVDKLYAGLKDLAEERRGKLQERLRLTQLKREVDDLEQWIAEREVVAGSHELGQDYEHVTMLRDKFREFARDTSTIGQERVDAVNDQADELIESGHPENASVAEWKDGLNEAWADLLELIDTRTQMLAASYELHRFHQDAREALGLIREKKETLAGAELGRDLNTVQHLLRQHTAYEHDVQALSGQVTQVQDDAARLQKAYAGEKADDIHRHERAVTEAWEGLQSATQARRLLLLDTVEKFRFLNMVRDLMLWMEGVSLQIQSHDSPRDVSSAGLVIANHQDIKSEIETRADSFTASSEMGRTLINNNHYASDEIQEKLDQLQARRTEINQKWQEKMDHLQIVLEVLQFSRDASMAESWLAGQEPLVRGAELGSNVDEVESLIKRHEAFEKLAAGWEDRFTQLEKLTTLEEQEIQRRLEEEERARRPPTPPPVEEVVQSEINDSAARTSLDQTTLNQSVSVNGDYSDQETSQGSESESVNGPGRDSGLDSASRQDPSATLPGRGGAEGATEIMEGILCRKQEMESHNKKAATRSWQNVYCILRKGSLGFYKDNKSASNGIPYHGEVPISLSEAVCEVAHDYKKRKHVFKLRLGDGKEFLFQAKDEAEMSSWIQAIQSSLSSTERSPGGTRGLSRAMTMPPMSPSSGDAGGVTMRNKDGKERGGEKRFSFFGKKK; this is translated from the exons ATGAGAGAGAGGCAGTGCAGAAGAAGACCTTCACAAAATGGGTGAACTCTCACCTGGGCCGTGTGACCTGCAGGATTGGTGACCTCTACACTGACCTCCGTGATGGACGTATGCTTATCCGACTGCTGGAAGTTCTCTCTGGGGAACAACTG CCAAAGCCCACCAAAGGCCGTATGCGCATCCACTGCCTGGAGAATGTTGACAAGGCCCTGCAGTTCCTGAAGGAACAAAAGGTTCATCTGGAGAACATGGGTTCTCATGATATTGTCGATGGAAACCACCGCCTCACACTTGGACTCATTTGGACCATAATCCTCCGCTTCCAG ATCCAAGACATTAGCGTTGAGACAGAGGACAACAAGGAGAAGAAATCAGCCAAAGATGCTCTGCTGCTGTGGTGTCAGATGAAGACTGCAGG GTACCCAAATGTCAATGTCCACAACTTTACCACCAGCTGGAGAGATGGTCTAGCGTTCAATGCCATAGTGCACAAACACAG GCCAGACTTGATTGACTTTGATAATCTTAAGCGCTCTAATGCCCACTATAACCTGCAGAATGCCTTTAATGTGGCAGAGAAGGAGCTGGGTCTTACCAAGCTACTGGATCCCGAGG ATGTGAATGTTGATCAGCCTGATGAGAAGTCCATCATCACATATGTGGCCACATACTACCACTACTTCAGCAAGATGAAGGCGCTCGCCGTAGAGGGCAAGAGAATTGGCAAG GTGCTAGACTATGCTATTGAAGCAGATCAGCTGATAGAGAAATATGAGACTCTGGCCTCAGAGCTGCTGCAGTGGATTGAACAAACCATTGTTACCCTTAATGACCGTCAGCTCGCTAACTCGCTCAATGGGGTTCAGAACCAGCTACAGGCCTTCAATACATACCGCACCGTGGAGAAACCACCCAA ATTCACCGAAAAGGGAAATTTGGAGGTTTTGCTCTTCACCATTCAGAGTAAAATGAGAGCAAACAATCAGAAAGTCTACATCCCACGAGAGGGAAAACTCatctctgacatcaacaag GCATGGGAGAGGCTGGAGAAAGCAGAACACGAGAGGGAGTTGGCACTGAGAAATGAGCTGATTCGTCAGGAGAAGCTGGAGATGTTGGCCGCACGTTTTGACCGCAAAGCAGCCATGAGAGAAACCTGGCTCAGCGAAAACCAGCGGCTGGTCTCACAG GACAGTTTTGGTGTTGACCTGGGTGCTGTGGAAGCAGCCACTCGCAAACACGAGGCCATTGAGACAGACATTCAGGCGTATGGTGAGCGTGTAGCAGCTGTAGAAGCTGTTGCTCGAGAACTGGAGGCGGAGGGATATCATGAAGTGCGGCGCATACTGGCACGGAGGGATAACGTCCTCCGACTGTGGGAGTATCTGAAGGAACTACTTGCGGCACGTAGAGAGAGGCTGTTTGCACACAGAGACCTGCAGCGCCTCCTACAGGAGATGAGCTACATCATGGACTGGATGGAAGACATGGAG agTCGCCTGCAATCTCAGGACAGTGGAAAACACCTTCATGATGTGGAGGACttgctgcagaaacacacacttgTGGAAGCTGATATATCCGCACAGGCTGAGCGAGTCAAGGCCGTGCAAGCTGCTGCAAAGAGATTTACTTCAAATGAACAGA ATTATAAGCCATGTGACCCCTCTCTGGTTGAAGAGAAGGTGGATCTTCTGGGCCGAACGTATGGAGATCTCGGGCAGCTGGCAGCAGATCGACGAGCTCGACTGGATGATTCACGAAGGTTGTGGCAGTTCCTGTGGGAACTGGGAGAGGAGGCCGCCTGGATCCGAGAGCAGGAGCAGATCTTGTCTGGAGGAGACTACGGAAAGGACTTAAGCTCCGCTCTTCACCTTCTGTCTAAACATGAGGCCTTTAGGGATGAGATGGCAGCCCGGTATGGCCCTCTAGGGAACAGCATTGCTGGTGGAGAGACCCTGGTGAAGGAAGGCCACTTTGGAGCTCCTGAGGTGACAGAGCGAATCAAGGACGTGAAAGCACAGTGGTCGCACATGGAGGAG GCCTCACGGTTGCGTGAGCAGGGACTGAAAGAGTCTGTAGCTCTCCATCAGTTCCAGACAGATGCCAACGACATGGAGGCCTGGATACTGGAAACACTAAGACag GTGTCTAGTCAAGAAGTTGGCCATGATGAGTTTTCTACACAGACTCTGGCCAGAAAGCAGAGAGAGGTGGAGGAGGAAATTCAAAGTCACCGATCACTCATCGACTCACTACATGAACAGGCCTCTACACTGCCTGAAGCATATGCACAGTCTCCACAG gtggAGGGCCGTCTCCCAGCAATAGAGCAGCAATATGAAGAGTTAGAGAGGCTGTCGTCGTCATGGCGACAGGACTTAGATGGAGCACTTGCATTGTATCGTATGTTTAGCGAAGCTAGTGCCTGCCAGCTATGGGTCGGAGAAAAAGAACTGTGGCTGCATAACATGGAGATTCCCACCAAACTGGAGGATCTGGAGGTGGTCCAGCAGAG GTTTGAAACTCTGGAGCCAGAGATGAACACACTGGGTGCTCGCATTTCTGATGTCAATCAAGTGGCTCAACAGCTTCTTGGATCAGACCACCGCAACAAAGAGCAGATTGACCAGACACAGAACCAACTCAATAAGAG GTGGTCTGATTTCCAGAGTCTGGCCAACCAGCGCAAACAAGCTCTGGAATCAGCACTGAATATCCAGAACTATCATCTAGAGTGTAATGAGATCAAGAGCTGGATGAAGGAGAAGACCAAGGTCATCGAGTCCACGCAGAGCCTTGGAAATGACCTGGCTGGCGTCATGGCCCTGCAGCGTAAGCTCACTGGTATGGAGAGAGACCTGGAGGCTATACAG GGTAAGCTGGATGACCTGCGTTCTGAGGCCGAGAAGTTGGCATCTGAGCACCCTGAGCAGGAGGAGGAGATCAAAGGTCGGCTGGCTGAAATCCAGGATGTGTGGGAGGAGCTTCGAGCCACCATGAAACGGCGCGAGGAGTCGCTGGGCGAAGCCTCTAAGCTTCAGGGCTTCCTTAGAGATCTTGATGACTTCCAGGCCTGGCTTTCTCGTACACAGACCACTGTGGCATCCGAGGACACACCTACATCTTTGGCGGAAGCAGAGCGTCTGCTGGCTCAGCATGAGGCCATCAAGAATGAAGTAGATAATTACAGGGAAGATTATGAGAAGATGAGAGCTACCGGAGCTGAG GTGACTCAGGGACAGACTGATGCCCAGTACATGTTCCTAGCTCAGCGACTTCAAGCATTGGACACTGGCTGGAATGAGCTGAGGAGAATGTGGGAGAGCCGCCACTGCGTCCTCGCTCAGGCCTTTGATTTCCAAACCTTGCTACGAGATGCAAAACAAGCAGAGGGCTTCCTCAATAGCCAG GAGTATGTTCTGTCACACACAGAGATGCCCTCCAGCCTTCAAGGGGCTGTGGAGGCCATCAAGAAACATGAAGACTTCCTCACCACCATGGAGGCCAATGAAGAAAAGATCAACGGCGTGGTCGAGTCTGGACGGAGACTCATTTCAGATGGCAACACCTATGCAGACAAGATCCAAGAGAAGACAGACTCCATTCAGGAGAG GCACCAGAAGAACAAACAAGCTGCAAATGAGCTGCTAGCTAAACTGAAGGACAACAGAGAGCTGCAGCACTTCCTGCAGGATGGACAAGAG CTGAATTTGTGGATAAATGAGAAAATGTTGACGGCTCAGGACATGTCCTATGATGAGGCTAGAAACCTCCACAGCAAGTGGCAGAAGCACCAGGCCTTCATGGCTGAGCTAGCCTCCAATAAAGACTGGCTGGACAAGATTGACAAG GAGGGTCAGGTGTTAGTGAAGGAGAAGCCTGAGCTGGAGCAGACGGTATCAGAGACTATGAGCAGTCTGCAGAAGCAGTGGGAGGAGCTTGAGAGCACCACTCAAGCCAAAGCTCAGTGTCTGTTTGATGCTAACCGAGCTGAACTTTTCACGCAAAGCTGTTCAGCACTGGACTCCTGGCTCCAGAACATCTCCTCTCAGCTCCAAAGCGATGACTTTGGAAAAGATCTCACCAGTGTCAACATCTTGCTCAAGAAGCACCAG ATGCTGGAGCATCAGATGGAGGTGCGTGAGAAAGAGGTCCAGTCTCTGCAGTCACAGGCTCTGGCTCTGGCCCAAGAGGATGCTGGGATTGTGGAGGTGGATGGGCAGCAGAGAAGGGTGACAGAGAGCTTCTCGAACCTGCAGGACCCTCTAAGACAGCGGAGGCAGCAACTTCTTGATTCAAAAGAGGCTCATCAGTTCAACAGAGACCTTGAGGATGAAATT TTATGGGTAAAGGAGAGGATGCCTCTCGCCACGTCAACAGACCATGGTAAAGATCTTCCCAGTGTACAGCTGCTCATCAAAAAGAATCAG ACTCTGCAGAAAGAGATTCAGGGTCATCAGCCCCGTATCGATGACATCCAGGCTCATGGTAGGAACATGTCCCCTGAGGAGTCAGAGATGGACAGGGAAAGGAGAGCTGCTCTTGATGGGCGTCTGGCGGAGCTGAGGGAATTGTGGGCCCTTTTGATTTCTGAGACAGAGAAGAGGAACTTGAGGCTAGAAGAGGCTAACCGAGCGCAGCAGTTTTATGCAGATGCTGCAGAGGCTGAGGCCTGGATGGGAGAACAAGAGCTTCATATGATGTCAGAGGAAAAGGCGAAG GATGAGCAGAGTGCTTTGGTGATGGTGAAGAAACATCAGATTCTGGAGCAGGCTCTAGAGGACTATGCTCAGACCATCCACCAGCTGGCCAATAGCAGCAGACTTATGGTGAATGGTGAACACCCAGAGAG TGAAAGAATCACTCTGAGGCAGGCCCAGGTGGATAAACTGTATGCAGGGTTGAAGGATCTGGCAGAAGAGAGGAGGGGCAAACTGCAGGAGAGACTGAGACTGACCCAGCTGAAGAGAGAGGTGGATGATTTAGAGCAGTGGATCGCTGAAAGAGAGGTTGTCGCTGGGTCTCACGAACTCGGACAGGACTACGAACATGTGACG ATGTTGCGTGATAAATTCCGGGAGTTTGCGCGGGACACCAGCACAATTGGCCAGGAGCGTGTGGATGCAGTGAATGACCAGGCAGATGAACTTATCGAGTCAGGTCATCCTGAAAATGCCAGTGTGGCTGAATGGAAGGACGGGCTCAATGAGGCCTGGGCCGACCTGCTCGAGCTCATTGACACGCGCACACAGATGCTTGCCGCCTCGTATGAGTTGCACCGCTTCCATCAGGACGCCCGGGAAGCTCTGGGGCTCATACGGGAGAAGAAGGAAACACTAGCAGGGGCCGAACTCGGACGGGACCTGAACACTGTCCAACACTTGCTTAGACAGCATACGGCATATGAGCATGATGTACAGGCACTGAGTGGACAG GTCACACAGGTTCAGGATGACGCTGCACGTCTACAGAAAGCATATGCTGGAGAGAAAGCTGATGATATCCATCGACACGAGCGTGCGGTCACAGAGGCCTGGGAGGGGCTTCAATCTGCCACTCAAGCCAGACGGCTACTCCTATTGGACACAGTGGAGAAGTTCAGATTCTTAAACATGGTCAGAGACCTAATGCTGTGGATGGAGGGAGTCAGCTTACAGATCCAGTCACATGACAGCCCAAG AGACGTCTCCTCAGCTGGTCTGGTCATCGCCAACCATCAGGATATTAAGTCTGAGATAGAGACCAGAGCAGACAGCTTTACCGCAAGCAGTGAAATGGGACGCACCCTCATCAACAACAACCACTATGCTTCAGATGAG ATTCAAGAGAAATTGGATCAGCTTCAGGCCAGACGCACTGAAATTAATCAGAAGTGGCAAGAGAAAATGGATCACTTACAGATCG ttttGGAGGTGTTACAGTTCAGCAGGGATGCATCTATGGCCGAGTCATGGCTGGCAGGACAGGAGCCACTGGTCAGGGGAGCAGAATTGGGCTCTAATGTCGATGAGGTTGAGAGTCTTATCAAACGCCATGAAGCCTTTGAAAAACTGGCAGCAGGCTGGGAAGATCGTTTCACACAGCTAGAGAAGCTCACCACG CTGGAGGAACAGGAAATTCAAAGAAGACTGGAAGAGGAAGAGAGGGCCCGACGACCACCCACACCTCCCCCTGTGGAGGAGGTAGTACAGTCTGAGATAAACGATTCTgctgcaag GACGAGTCTGGACCAGACTACATTGAACCAGTCAGTATCTGTCAATGGGGACTACAGTGACCAGGAAACATCACAG ggatcagaatcagaatctgtAAACGGTCCGGGCCGTGACAGCGGTCTAGACTCAGCATCACGGCAAGACCCTTCAGCTACACTGCCAGGGCGAGGAGGAGCAGAGGGGGCCACAGAAATTATGGAGGGCATCCTTTGCAGGAAACAGGAAATGGAATCACACAACAAAAAAGCAGCCACCAG ATCGTGGCAGAATGTATATTGCATATTACGTAAAGGCAGTCTGGGCTTCTATAAGGACAACAAGAGTGCCTCGAATGGAATCCCCTACCATGGAGAAGTTCCCATCAGCCTTAGCGAGGCTGTCTGTGAGGTCGCCCATGActacaagaaaagaaaacatgTATTTAAACTGAG GCTTGGGGATGGAAAAGAATTCTTGTTCCAAGCAAAGGATGAG GCTGAGATGAGTTCATGGATTCAAGCAATCCAGTCATCCTTGTCGTCCACCGAGCGTTCACCGGGTGGCACACGAGGTCTGAGTCGGGCGATGACCATGCCGCCCATGTCTCCCAGCTCGGGCGATGCAGGAGGTGTAACCATGCGCAACAAAGATGGCAAAGAGAGAGGCGGCGAGAAGCGCTTCAGTTTCTTTGGCAAAAAGAAATAA